In Antechinus flavipes isolate AdamAnt ecotype Samford, QLD, Australia chromosome 3, AdamAnt_v2, whole genome shotgun sequence, a genomic segment contains:
- the RSPO1 gene encoding R-spondin-1, whose product MRLGLLVVALILSSMHLAGSSRGLKGKRQRRISTEGSQACAKGCELCSEVNGCLKCSPKLFILLERNDIRQVGICLPSCPPGYYDARNPDMNKCIKCKIESCEACFSHNFCTKCKEGLYLHKGRCYPACPEGSSAANSTMECSSPAQCEMSEWSPWGPCSKKKKLCGFRRGSEERTRLVLQAPSGDRSVCPSTKETRRCTVQRIPCPDGQKRRKNGQGRRENANGNQSRRESKDGRPGSPRRRKGPQPPQPRGTEGPLPPAA is encoded by the exons ATGCGGCTTGGACTGTTGGTGGTGGCCCTCATTCTGAGCTCGATGCATCTTGCTGGCAGCAGCCGAGGGTTGAAGGGGAAAAGGCAGAGGCGGA TCAGCACAGAGGGAAGTCAGGCCTGTGCCAAGGGCTGTGAGCTGTGCTCGGAGGTCAATGGTTGCCTTAAGTGCTCCCCTAAGCTCTTCATCCTGCTGGAGAGGAACGACATCCGGCAGGTTGGAATCTGCCTGCCATCCTGTCCGCCTGGATACTATGATGCTCGAAACCCTGATATGAACAAGTGTATCA AATGCAAGATTGAGAGCTGTGAGGCTTGCTTCAGCCACAATTTTTGCACAAAGTGTAAGGAGGGTTTATACCTTCACAAGGGCCGCTGTTACCCAGCCTGTCCTGAAGGTTCTTCAGCGGCCAACAGTACCATGGAATGCAGCAGTCCTG CACAATGTGAAATGAGTGAGTGGTCCCCATGGGGGCCGTGCTCCAAGAAGAAGAAGCTCTGTGGTTTCCGGAGGGGTTCAGAAGAACGGACACGACTTGTGCTACAGGCTCCCTCTGGAGACCGTTCTGTCTGTCCCAGCACTAAGGAGACTAGGAGGTGTACAGTGCAAAGGATTCCATGTCCTGATG GGCAGAAGAGACGGAAGAACGGGCAGGGCCGAAGGGAGAACGCCAATGGGAATCAGAGCAGGAGAGAAAGCAAGGACGGCCGCCCGGGCTCTCCTCGCAGGCGGAAGGGACCGCAGCCGCCGCAGCCTCGAGGGACAGAGGGCCCCCTCCCTCCCGCTGCTTAG